The following are from one region of the Cystobacter ferrugineus genome:
- a CDS encoding glycosyltransferase family 4 protein — protein sequence MKIIYLHQYFTTPTMHGGTRSYELARRLVGMGHEVHLVTSDTEPTQDAKGWRETNESGIHVHWLPVPYSNSMSYADRMRAFSHFALNSAHRAMRLSGDVVFATSTPLTIAVPGILASRWNNKPMVFEVRDLWPALPIAVGALKSRPAILAAQLLERAAYAGAAHIVALSPGMKAGVEAAGVSPEKITVIPNLCDPERFHVPASAGARFRSKYPWLGDRPMVLYAGTLGLVNGVDYLVRVAADMLDRDPEVRFVIMGHGREEQALHGLADRLGVRDRNLFFLPSVPKAEIPSVLSAATIATSLFTDVPGMQDNSANKFFDALAASRPLALNYGGWQAELIERERFGLCLPPKDTAAASELLESRVRDSRWLTEAGARAGRLGRERFSADSAAHRLAEVLQRAVASA from the coding sequence ATGAAGATCATCTACCTGCACCAGTACTTCACCACGCCCACCATGCACGGCGGGACCCGGTCCTACGAGCTCGCCCGCCGCCTGGTCGGCATGGGACACGAGGTGCACCTGGTGACCTCGGACACCGAGCCCACCCAGGACGCGAAGGGCTGGCGCGAGACGAACGAGAGCGGCATCCACGTGCACTGGCTCCCGGTGCCCTACTCCAACTCGATGAGCTACGCGGACCGGATGCGTGCCTTCAGCCACTTCGCCCTCAACTCCGCTCACCGGGCGATGCGGCTGTCGGGGGACGTGGTCTTCGCCACGAGCACCCCGCTGACCATCGCCGTCCCGGGCATTCTCGCCTCGCGCTGGAACAACAAGCCCATGGTCTTCGAGGTGAGGGATCTCTGGCCCGCCCTGCCCATCGCGGTCGGCGCGCTCAAGAGCCGCCCCGCCATCCTCGCCGCCCAACTGCTCGAGCGGGCCGCCTACGCGGGAGCCGCGCACATCGTCGCGCTCTCGCCGGGAATGAAGGCCGGAGTGGAAGCGGCGGGTGTGTCCCCGGAGAAGATCACCGTCATCCCCAACCTCTGCGACCCGGAGCGCTTCCACGTCCCCGCCTCGGCGGGCGCGAGGTTCCGGAGCAAGTACCCGTGGCTCGGGGACCGGCCCATGGTCCTGTACGCGGGCACCCTGGGTCTGGTGAATGGGGTCGACTATCTCGTGCGGGTCGCCGCGGACATGCTCGATCGAGACCCGGAGGTGCGCTTCGTCATCATGGGACACGGACGTGAGGAGCAGGCCCTGCACGGGCTCGCCGATCGGCTGGGCGTGCGAGACCGCAACCTCTTCTTCCTGCCCAGCGTGCCCAAGGCGGAGATCCCCTCGGTGCTGTCCGCGGCCACCATCGCCACCTCGCTCTTCACCGACGTGCCGGGCATGCAGGACAACTCCGCCAACAAGTTCTTCGACGCGCTCGCCGCCAGCCGGCCGCTCGCGCTCAACTACGGCGGCTGGCAGGCGGAGCTGATCGAGCGGGAGCGGTTCGGCCTGTGCCTGCCGCCCAAGGACACCGCCGCCGCGAGCGAGCTGCTGGAGAGCCGGGTGCGGGATTCCCGGTGGCTCACCGAGGCGGGAGCGCGGGCCGGAAGGCTCGGCCGGGAGCGCTTCTCCGCCGACTCCGCGGCCCACCGGCTCGCCGAGGTGCTCCAGCGCGCGGTGGCTAGCGCGTGA
- a CDS encoding lipopolysaccharide biosynthesis protein, with translation MTRRSLGGNFAWTLSSGLVYALAQWGVLVACARLGTMELLGEFALGLALTAPVMLLARMNLRTLQATDARSAYGFEHYLGLMVLNVLGGVLLCCALGWLAGYPARTGLVIALLALAKGFEALSEVFYGALQKAERMGLIARSIIAKSVLSVVLVVLALLLTRSAAAAAAALGLSWALVLLLFDAHAYRRVFGGNSPWGRLWHTPWRDQGTRLKSLLGLAYALGITALLGSLRPNVPRYLLEAHAGEAELGMFAALAYFTALGGRVVHALGQAMSPRLGRYHAAGDAARYGRALAGFTGGAALVGVCAIAGAALLGRPVLAFFYGAAYARNLELFVWLMGAAALEYVCVSLQFGLTAARELKAQAPLLVLSVLVVALGSAWWVPSVGTVGAAWALALGWFVELGGGAWLSVRAWRRLARQEENTKAHGPRVQAADAAP, from the coding sequence GTGACGCGGCGGTCGCTGGGAGGCAACTTCGCCTGGACGCTCTCGTCCGGGCTCGTGTACGCGCTCGCCCAGTGGGGCGTGCTGGTGGCCTGCGCCCGGCTCGGCACCATGGAGCTGCTGGGCGAGTTCGCCCTCGGTCTGGCCCTCACCGCCCCGGTGATGCTCCTCGCGCGGATGAACCTGCGCACGCTCCAGGCCACCGACGCCCGGAGCGCCTACGGGTTCGAGCACTACCTCGGGCTGATGGTGCTCAACGTGCTCGGGGGGGTGCTGCTGTGCTGCGCCCTCGGCTGGCTGGCGGGGTATCCGGCGCGCACCGGCCTCGTCATCGCGCTGCTCGCGCTGGCCAAGGGCTTCGAGGCCCTCAGCGAGGTGTTCTACGGCGCCCTGCAGAAGGCCGAGCGGATGGGCCTCATCGCCCGGTCGATCATCGCCAAGAGCGTGCTCTCCGTGGTGCTCGTGGTGCTCGCGCTCCTGCTCACGAGGAGCGCGGCCGCCGCGGCCGCCGCCCTGGGGCTGTCCTGGGCGCTCGTGCTCCTGCTGTTCGACGCGCACGCGTACCGGCGCGTGTTCGGAGGGAACTCTCCCTGGGGCCGGCTGTGGCACACGCCGTGGCGGGACCAGGGCACGCGCCTGAAGAGCCTGCTGGGACTGGCCTACGCGCTGGGAATCACCGCCCTGCTGGGCTCGCTGCGCCCCAACGTGCCCCGCTACCTCCTGGAGGCGCACGCCGGCGAGGCCGAGCTGGGCATGTTCGCCGCGCTCGCCTACTTCACGGCCCTGGGAGGCCGGGTGGTCCATGCACTCGGGCAGGCGATGAGCCCCCGGTTGGGGCGCTACCACGCGGCGGGGGACGCGGCGCGCTACGGCCGGGCACTCGCGGGCTTCACGGGGGGAGCGGCCCTGGTGGGCGTCTGCGCCATCGCCGGCGCGGCGTTGCTCGGACGTCCGGTACTGGCGTTCTTCTATGGGGCCGCCTACGCGCGCAACCTCGAGCTGTTCGTCTGGCTCATGGGTGCCGCCGCGCTGGAGTACGTCTGTGTGAGCTTGCAGTTCGGGCTCACGGCGGCGCGGGAGCTGAAGGCCCAGGCGCCGCTGCTCGTCCTCTCCGTCCTGGTGGTCGCGCTGGGCAGCGCCTGGTGGGTGCCCTCCGTGGGGACCGTGGGCGCGGCGTGGGCCCTGGCGCTGGGCTGGTTCGTCGAGCTGGGCGGCGGCGCGTGGCTCTCCGTGCGCGCCTGGAGGCGCCTCGCGCGACAGGAGGAGAACACGAAGGCCCATGGCCCGCGCGTCCAGGCGGCGGACGCGGCGCCATGA
- a CDS encoding sugar transferase, giving the protein MRRQTGAGLFLKRCIDRLAAAVGLVCFAPVMAVTALAIRVSMGGPVLFRQVRPGRGGRTFQLVKFRTMLDAHDADGQPLPDELRLTRLGKFLRATSLDELPQLWNVLRGDMSLVGPRPLLVEYLPRYSSEQARRHDVLPGITGWAQVNGRNSLGWEERFQLDVWYVDHWSLALDTRILALTILRVVQRQGISHAGDATMFKFLGNETRAQPAPRPPPAPGRRE; this is encoded by the coding sequence ATGCGTCGACAGACTGGAGCGGGGCTGTTCCTCAAGCGGTGCATCGATCGGCTGGCGGCGGCCGTGGGGCTGGTGTGCTTCGCCCCGGTGATGGCCGTTACGGCGCTGGCCATCCGGGTCTCGATGGGTGGACCCGTCCTCTTCCGGCAGGTGCGTCCGGGCCGCGGGGGAAGGACGTTCCAGCTCGTGAAGTTCCGCACCATGCTCGATGCGCACGACGCGGATGGCCAGCCGCTCCCCGACGAGCTGCGCCTCACACGTCTGGGGAAGTTCCTGCGCGCGACGAGCCTGGACGAGCTGCCGCAGTTGTGGAACGTGCTGCGCGGCGACATGAGCCTGGTGGGGCCCCGCCCGCTGCTGGTCGAGTACCTGCCCCGCTACTCCTCCGAGCAGGCGCGGCGCCACGACGTGCTCCCCGGCATCACGGGCTGGGCGCAGGTGAATGGGCGCAACTCCCTGGGCTGGGAGGAGCGCTTCCAGCTCGACGTCTGGTACGTGGACCACTGGAGCCTGGCGCTGGACACGAGGATTCTCGCACTGACGATCCTGCGCGTCGTGCAGCGCCAGGGCATCTCCCACGCGGGAGACGCGACGATGTTCAAGTTCCTCGGCAACGAGACGCGTGCACAGCCCGCACCACGTCCACCACCCGCGCCAGGTCGTCGGGAGTGA
- a CDS encoding DegT/DnrJ/EryC1/StrS family aminotransferase, translating into MPQRIHLSSPHLGSLERGFVDDAFASNWIAPLGPHVEAFQEEFARCVGAPHALALSSGTAALHLALQLVGVSPGDEVLVSTLTFSASVNPIRYLGASPVFIDSERASWNMDPALLSEELEVRARSGRLPRAVIVVHLYGQCADLEPILAACDRHGVPVVEDAAEALGSTYKGRVPGTLGRVGIYSFNGNKIITTSGGGMLVSSDEALVRHGLKLATQARDPAPHYQHSEIGYNYRLSNVLAAIGRGQLRVLEDRVAARRRNHDFYARALAGVPGLTFMPEAPWGRHTRWLTTLTIDPVLFGADREAVRLALEREDIEARPVWKPMHLQPVFAEFERRGGQVAEELFQNGLCLPSGSNLTPDDLARVVDVVRAVHASRCRGT; encoded by the coding sequence ATGCCTCAACGCATCCACCTGTCCTCTCCTCACCTGGGCTCCCTGGAGCGCGGCTTCGTCGACGATGCGTTCGCGAGCAACTGGATCGCTCCGCTGGGCCCTCACGTCGAGGCCTTCCAGGAGGAGTTCGCCCGGTGCGTCGGAGCGCCGCACGCACTCGCGCTGAGCTCCGGCACGGCCGCGCTTCACCTGGCCCTGCAACTGGTCGGTGTCTCTCCGGGAGACGAGGTGCTGGTGAGCACGCTCACCTTCTCGGCCTCGGTGAATCCCATCCGCTACCTGGGCGCGTCTCCTGTCTTCATCGACAGTGAGCGCGCCTCCTGGAACATGGATCCCGCCCTGCTGAGCGAGGAACTCGAGGTGCGCGCCCGGTCCGGCCGGCTGCCCCGCGCGGTCATCGTGGTCCACCTCTACGGGCAGTGCGCGGACCTCGAGCCCATCCTGGCCGCGTGCGACCGCCATGGCGTGCCCGTGGTGGAAGACGCGGCCGAGGCGCTGGGCAGCACGTACAAGGGGCGCGTTCCGGGCACGCTGGGCCGTGTCGGCATCTACTCCTTCAATGGCAACAAGATCATCACCACCTCGGGAGGAGGGATGCTGGTGTCGTCGGACGAGGCGCTCGTCCGCCACGGGCTCAAGCTCGCCACCCAGGCGCGCGACCCCGCGCCGCACTACCAGCACTCCGAGATTGGCTACAACTACCGCCTCAGCAACGTGTTGGCGGCGATCGGCCGCGGGCAGCTCCGGGTGCTGGAGGACCGGGTCGCCGCGCGGCGCAGGAACCACGACTTCTACGCGCGGGCGCTCGCCGGAGTGCCAGGACTCACCTTCATGCCCGAGGCCCCCTGGGGACGCCACACGCGCTGGCTGACGACGCTCACCATCGACCCGGTGCTCTTTGGCGCGGACCGGGAGGCGGTGCGGCTCGCGCTCGAGCGGGAGGACATCGAGGCCCGGCCCGTGTGGAAGCCCATGCACCTGCAGCCGGTCTTCGCGGAGTTCGAGCGGAGGGGAGGCCAGGTCGCGGAGGAGCTGTTCCAGAATGGGCTCTGCCTCCCGTCCGGCTCCAACCTCACTCCCGACGACCTGGCGCGGGTGGTGGACGTGGTGCGGGCTGTGCACGCGTCTCGTTGCCGAGGAACTTGA
- a CDS encoding GNAT family N-acetyltransferase translates to MKTEQKKTTTRLKAVLVPDAGKLALSEDYFRSEQHLRAEGVTHTLVIDGAAAGSLRIPLIVRPIEGTSYRDAVSPYGYPSGVMDGLSEVPKEAVDWHGTELVSIFVRDRLTGPHCFAGGKGRNQVFFIDPRLPVEFREMHRRHIQRNRRQGFVSTYGPAREASLEEREGFKEVYRQTMVRDEASARYFFPDAYFEELFSSPAAWLATTRAPNGHVASSAIGVSSDGVLHYYLGGTADAYLSRSPAKNVFTALLELSGQLGMPLNLGGGMQPGDSLEAFKRGFANASFQLYTHELVCDPEVYTRLSEGGLRSDYFPAYRASQG, encoded by the coding sequence ATGAAGACGGAGCAGAAGAAGACGACGACCCGGTTGAAGGCGGTCCTGGTTCCCGACGCGGGGAAACTCGCGCTGTCGGAGGACTACTTCCGCTCGGAGCAGCACCTGCGCGCCGAGGGCGTGACGCATACCCTCGTCATCGATGGAGCCGCGGCGGGCTCACTGCGAATCCCACTCATCGTGCGGCCCATCGAGGGGACGTCCTACCGGGATGCCGTCTCTCCGTATGGCTACCCGAGCGGGGTGATGGATGGGCTGAGCGAGGTGCCGAAGGAAGCGGTGGACTGGCATGGCACCGAGCTCGTCAGCATCTTCGTGCGTGACCGCCTGACCGGTCCCCATTGCTTCGCGGGCGGAAAGGGGCGCAACCAGGTGTTCTTCATCGACCCCCGCCTGCCCGTCGAGTTCCGGGAGATGCACCGCCGGCACATCCAACGCAACCGCCGGCAGGGCTTCGTGAGCACCTACGGCCCGGCGCGCGAGGCCTCGCTCGAGGAGCGGGAGGGTTTCAAGGAAGTCTACCGGCAGACCATGGTCCGTGATGAGGCGAGTGCCCGGTACTTCTTCCCGGACGCCTACTTCGAGGAGTTGTTCTCCTCACCCGCCGCCTGGCTCGCGACGACCCGAGCGCCGAACGGCCATGTGGCGTCCTCGGCGATCGGCGTCTCGAGCGATGGCGTACTGCACTACTACCTGGGCGGGACGGCCGACGCCTACCTGTCACGCTCGCCCGCGAAGAACGTCTTCACGGCGCTGCTCGAGCTCAGCGGGCAACTCGGGATGCCGCTCAACCTGGGGGGCGGAATGCAACCGGGCGACAGCCTGGAGGCCTTCAAGCGGGGCTTCGCGAACGCGAGCTTCCAACTCTATACCCACGAGCTCGTCTGCGACCCGGAGGTGTACACCCGCCTGTCGGAGGGCGGCCTCCGCTCGGACTACTTTCCAGCCTACCGGGCCTCCCAGGGCTGA
- a CDS encoding nucleoside-diphosphate sugar epimerase/dehydratase, whose product MDALLVAGALFCAILLRFDGVLPVLWRVSFEQSLPLLLLVRLAALARFGLQRWSFRRAGLNEAVRLVLANAFASLAFEALRSFSFFEAPPRSVAAIEFILSTALMGFYRFVPRTTRLWYLDRKRSRARGSQRTIVVGAGSAGDLLLHDLLRTPNSPWHVIGLVDDDRAKQGTFLKGKQVLGPIDALPALVSRHHVTQVLIAIPSLPPERIRHILGLCKNESVGFKIIPASFAYIDQKITAAMLHELSPEHLLPRDVVSFDQEEVRRRVVGRRILVTGSAGSIGSEIARQLAAHKPASLVLLDINENELYFLVRQLQERHPRLSVSAVVADIRDQERLMRIGRDHTPDYVFHAAAHKHVPLMEDSPEEAIKNNVFGTLNVARMADACGAERFVLISTDKAVHPTSVMGASKRLAEMVIRDVAARSHTGFTAVRFGNVLGSAGSVVPLFKQQIQRGGPVTVTHPDCTRYFMVIPEAVGLVVQAGLAGYGELCILDMGTPVRIAELAANMITMAGLVPGKDISIVYTGLRPGEKLEETLLSEEEERTHQVRNRIKVAQGPLPPADFQLQLERLRRVAQAGDSSGVLLALRHLIPTYKPARPQVGERSKQR is encoded by the coding sequence ATGGACGCGCTCCTCGTGGCCGGTGCTCTCTTCTGCGCGATACTGCTGCGCTTTGATGGAGTATTGCCCGTGCTGTGGCGGGTGTCGTTCGAGCAATCTCTGCCACTGCTGCTCCTGGTGCGTCTGGCCGCCCTCGCCCGGTTCGGGCTGCAGCGCTGGTCATTCCGCAGAGCTGGCTTGAACGAGGCGGTCCGGCTCGTCCTGGCCAATGCGTTCGCCTCCCTCGCGTTCGAGGCGCTCCGGTCCTTCTCCTTCTTCGAGGCCCCGCCGCGTTCGGTGGCCGCCATCGAGTTCATCCTCTCCACGGCGCTGATGGGATTCTATCGGTTCGTCCCGCGGACGACCCGGTTGTGGTACCTCGACCGGAAGCGCTCGCGAGCCCGGGGCTCGCAGCGGACGATCGTCGTCGGGGCTGGCAGCGCCGGCGACCTGTTGCTGCATGACCTGCTGCGCACCCCGAACAGCCCCTGGCACGTCATCGGGCTCGTGGATGACGATCGGGCCAAGCAGGGCACCTTCCTCAAGGGCAAGCAGGTGCTCGGGCCCATCGATGCCTTGCCAGCGCTGGTGTCCAGGCACCACGTGACCCAGGTGCTCATCGCCATCCCCAGCCTGCCTCCCGAGCGCATCCGGCACATCCTCGGCCTGTGCAAGAACGAGAGCGTTGGCTTCAAGATCATTCCCGCCTCCTTCGCCTACATCGACCAGAAGATCACCGCCGCGATGCTGCACGAACTCAGCCCGGAGCACCTGCTGCCCCGGGACGTGGTCTCCTTCGATCAAGAGGAGGTGCGCAGGCGCGTCGTGGGCCGCCGCATCCTCGTCACCGGGAGCGCGGGCTCCATCGGCAGCGAGATCGCGCGCCAGCTCGCCGCGCATAAGCCCGCTTCGCTCGTGTTGCTCGACATCAACGAGAACGAGCTCTACTTCCTCGTGCGCCAGCTCCAGGAGCGCCATCCGCGGCTGTCGGTGAGCGCCGTCGTGGCGGACATCCGGGACCAGGAACGGCTGATGCGCATTGGGAGGGATCACACCCCGGACTATGTGTTCCATGCGGCCGCGCACAAGCACGTGCCCTTGATGGAGGACTCGCCCGAGGAAGCCATCAAGAACAACGTCTTTGGCACCCTGAACGTCGCGCGGATGGCCGATGCCTGCGGCGCGGAGCGCTTCGTGCTCATCTCCACCGACAAGGCGGTCCACCCCACCTCGGTCATGGGAGCCTCCAAGCGGCTCGCCGAGATGGTCATCCGGGACGTCGCGGCCCGTTCACACACTGGCTTCACCGCCGTGCGCTTTGGCAATGTGCTCGGCTCGGCGGGCAGCGTGGTGCCCCTCTTCAAACAGCAGATCCAGCGGGGCGGACCGGTCACGGTGACGCACCCGGACTGCACCCGCTACTTCATGGTCATCCCCGAGGCCGTCGGGCTCGTGGTGCAGGCGGGACTGGCGGGCTATGGGGAACTGTGCATCCTCGACATGGGGACCCCCGTGCGCATCGCCGAGCTCGCCGCGAACATGATCACCATGGCGGGCCTGGTGCCCGGCAAGGACATCTCCATCGTCTACACCGGGCTGCGTCCGGGCGAGAAGCTCGAGGAGACGCTCTTGAGCGAGGAGGAGGAGCGCACCCACCAGGTCCGCAACCGCATCAAGGTGGCCCAGGGCCCCTTGCCCCCCGCGGACTTCCAGCTCCAGCTCGAGCGGTTGCGGCGGGTGGCGCAGGCGGGTGACTCGTCTGGAGTGCTGCTCGCCCTGCGTCACCTCATCCCGACGTACAAGCCGGCGAGACCCCAGGTGGGTGAGCGGTCCAAGCAGCGGTGA
- a CDS encoding acetyltransferase, with protein sequence MPVAQTKTKPKLVIYGCGGHGKVVADIALACGLAVEGFLDDRALEGKRVFDLPILGGSGWLEMRRSEVSVALGIGENRARCRIYKLCERLGMTPITLIHPTASVAASAQVGAGVVIMAQAVINPDARVGNGAIINSGAIVEHDCELGAFAHLSPNATLGGAVRIGALTHLGLAASVLPGKTVGEETVVGAGAVVTADVPPRVVVTGVPARVQRQLETT encoded by the coding sequence ATGCCAGTGGCTCAAACGAAAACAAAACCAAAGCTGGTCATCTATGGATGTGGGGGCCACGGGAAGGTGGTCGCCGACATCGCGTTGGCCTGCGGCCTGGCCGTCGAGGGATTCCTCGATGACAGGGCGCTCGAGGGGAAAAGGGTTTTCGACCTTCCCATCCTCGGAGGGTCCGGCTGGCTCGAGATGCGCCGGTCCGAAGTAAGTGTCGCGCTGGGAATTGGCGAGAACCGCGCGCGGTGCCGCATCTACAAGCTGTGCGAGAGGCTTGGAATGACACCCATCACCTTGATCCACCCCACCGCCTCCGTGGCGGCGTCCGCCCAGGTCGGAGCGGGCGTCGTGATCATGGCCCAGGCGGTCATCAACCCGGATGCCCGCGTCGGCAATGGAGCGATCATCAATAGCGGCGCCATCGTCGAGCACGACTGCGAGCTCGGCGCCTTCGCCCACCTCTCGCCCAACGCGACACTGGGGGGAGCCGTGAGGATCGGAGCCCTCACCCACCTCGGCCTCGCGGCCTCCGTCCTGCCCGGCAAGACCGTCGGAGAGGAAACGGTGGTCGGCGCCGGAGCGGTGGTCACCGCCGACGTTCCCCCCCGAGTGGTGGTGACTGGCGTTCCAGCGCGCGTTCAACGCCAGCTCGAGACGACCTGA
- a CDS encoding lipid II:glycine glycyltransferase FemX, whose product MHQIISFSEPERWERAYARASCKDIYYRHAYAELCHCMGDGDPFLFVYEDEEGNTVCYAFIRRPLHALPFASDARLEGEWYDIISPTYGYGGPLCAEPREQLLWEFRAEFEAYCRGANIVSEFVRFHPLLGNHQLLEGTMDIVYDRETVVIDLSLTEEELFERYHPNHQRNIRKALKSGLEFRVFEGHGALQQLEVFYRLYRATMDKVGALPYYYFSTEYLVRLFSRLGRGALLGAVFLGDRMISAALCLREGDVLTYHLGASEETSLHLGTNTFQFHHIALWARRDGLRAFHLGGGHRGRDSLFQFKHRFNPEGTLTLNNGKKVYHPEVYERLVESWKRHHAQSLAESYFPAYRTPPAVCVVAGDGSQVVSSWR is encoded by the coding sequence ATGCACCAGATCATCTCGTTCTCCGAACCGGAGCGGTGGGAGCGCGCGTACGCGCGGGCTTCATGCAAGGACATCTACTACCGCCACGCCTATGCGGAGCTGTGTCATTGCATGGGAGATGGTGATCCCTTTCTCTTCGTCTACGAAGATGAGGAGGGCAACACGGTCTGCTATGCCTTCATCCGCAGACCGCTCCATGCTCTGCCCTTCGCCAGCGACGCGAGACTCGAAGGGGAGTGGTACGACATCATCAGCCCCACCTACGGTTATGGGGGCCCGCTCTGCGCGGAGCCCCGCGAACAACTCCTCTGGGAGTTCCGGGCGGAGTTCGAGGCGTACTGCCGCGGCGCGAACATCGTCAGCGAGTTCGTGCGCTTCCATCCGCTGTTGGGCAACCACCAGCTCCTGGAGGGGACGATGGACATCGTCTACGACCGGGAGACCGTCGTCATCGACCTGAGCCTGACGGAGGAGGAGCTCTTCGAGCGCTATCACCCCAACCACCAGCGCAACATCCGCAAGGCGCTGAAGAGCGGGCTGGAGTTCCGAGTGTTCGAGGGGCACGGGGCGCTCCAGCAACTGGAGGTGTTCTACCGCCTCTACCGGGCCACGATGGACAAGGTGGGAGCGCTTCCGTACTACTACTTCTCGACGGAGTACCTGGTACGGCTCTTCTCGCGCCTGGGCCGAGGGGCCCTGCTCGGCGCGGTCTTCCTCGGGGACCGGATGATCTCCGCCGCCCTGTGCCTGCGCGAGGGAGACGTGCTCACCTATCACCTGGGGGCCTCGGAGGAGACGTCACTGCACCTCGGGACGAACACCTTTCAATTCCATCACATCGCGCTGTGGGCAAGGCGCGACGGGCTGCGTGCCTTCCACCTCGGCGGGGGCCACCGGGGAAGGGACTCGCTCTTCCAGTTCAAGCACCGCTTCAACCCGGAGGGCACGCTCACTCTCAACAATGGGAAGAAGGTGTACCATCCAGAAGTGTATGAGCGATTGGTCGAGAGCTGGAAGCGCCACCATGCCCAGTCACTCGCCGAGTCCTATTTCCCGGCCTACCGGACCCCGCCCGCGGTATGCGTGGTGGCCGGCGATGGGTCTCAGGTCGTCTCGAGCTGGCGTTGA